Proteins from one Gossypium raimondii isolate GPD5lz chromosome 8, ASM2569854v1, whole genome shotgun sequence genomic window:
- the LOC105790929 gene encoding uncharacterized protein LOC105790929 gives MKRAMAWDDHDEANDSSSSDESSSSNPDSEAEDGPPNTKLKNSSQAKSRKQKSAALDFEALKRHGYNGGLSVLNVPPPKEKPDWSWSTGRESSEIREIKESFEDRQKTRAAILDAEELVNVQTRKEKQNVSFSQKEKRKRELGQASRGKNYVEEEKRLLRESGIYSGFDT, from the exons ATGAAGAGGGCAATGGCATGGGATGATCATGATGAGGCAAATGATTCATCATCTTCTGACgaatcttcatcttcaaatCCGGACTCTGAAGCTGAAGATGGACCTCCCAACACCAAGCTTAAGAACTCATCACAAG CAAAATCTAGGAAACAAAAAAGTGCTGCTTTGGATTTTGAAGCATTGAAGCGACATGGCTATAATGGAGGGTTGTCTGTCCTAAATGTACCTCCTCCAAAAGAGAAGCCAGACTGGTCTTGGTCAACTGGCAGAGAAAGCAGTGAAATCAGGGAGATTAAAGAATCTTTCGAGGACAGACAGAAAACTAGAGCCGCAATATTGGATGCAGAGGAGCTGGTTAATGTACAAACTCGGAAAGAGAAACAGAATGTTTCCTTTTCACAGAAGGAGAAGCGGAAAAGAGAACTTGGTCAGGCTAGTAGGGGGAAGAATTAtgttgaagaagagaagaggtTGCTCCGGGAAAGTGGCATCTATTCTGGTTTTGATACTTGA